The genomic interval AGTTCCGGCGGGAATGTCAAACGAATAATTTCCTAAAGCATCGGTAGTAGTGCTAAAAACATCAGCCGAAACAGTCACGCCATTAATACCGGCAAGGCCGTCAGTAACTACACCACTGATGGTTCCAACTGCGTTAGCTTCTACAACAAACTCAGCGTAATAATTGTATCCGGGACACGGGTGTCCATTATAGCTTGTTGGGGCAACCATGAAATAATAGGTGCCTGCAGGTAGGTTCATAAATTCGATTGAATCTTCCAGACAAGCAGGCAGATTTTTGTAATGTGTAAAGTAGTTGCCTAAGTTATCGCATCCGGGAACTCCCAATTCAGCTTGCATCACTAAACCAAAGGTAGTGGCTTGCTCGGCTTTAACTGAGAGTTTAACACTGCTGATTGCTCCGATGGTGAGTTCGAACCAGTCGGTGTCCCGTTCGTTATTCTCAGCAGAGAGATTGCCAAAAATCAAATCGCCATCAGCAACGGTAAAGAAAGCTGGTGGATCGATGTTACATCCATCGTTGTCAAAATCGCCGCAGACTTCACCTTCGGCAGTTCCTACAGGAGGTAAGGTGCAGGTAGTTTCCTCGTAAATGCTTAAGAAGCCTTCACCGGTTTCATTATCAAATCCAGCTACTCTGACAACATATTCACTGCCATTTGTAACAGGAAGAGTCACCTTGGATTGTAAATCACAAGCGTCATCATTGAAATCAAGCAATGCTCCATTGCAAGCATCATAAACTTCGAGGTAAGTGTCAAAGTCGCTGTCACAAACATCTACAGTTGCGTTTCCTGTGAATGATGCTGTGTAGCTGTACCATATGTCGTATTTTCCATCGAGCGGCCATACACTGGGCGTAGCTTCTAATGTCGAAAAGTACTTACCATTCACTTCGCCAACGGCTATTGCGTTTGCGCAATCATCGTTAGGTACTACAGTGGTAGCTGCGATAACCAAATTGAAGTCAGGGATGGAAAAGCTTTTGACATTTGGCCAGCTGTCGATAATCAGGTAGTAGGTGCCTGCTTCAAGTGCAATGGCAAAACCATGTTCCATTCCGTCGCCATAGGTATCGGTACTAACAGCAAGACACGTGGCTGTGGGATTATCGTAACAGTCCTCGTTGAGAGCCATACCCGAAAAAGGGGTGCCTTTGGGGTCGATGGTGAAGGTGAGGGTGGTGTCGAAAGCCAGATTAAGTTCGATAATCATGTCTTCTCCGCCGTCGAAATCGTTGAGGCAGGTATTTTCGTAATTGTTGCCTCTTCCTGTAGTGGTTTGATTATTCAGCGGTAAAGGAAGCCCGTTGCCACTGGTAATGTTGATGATCTCCGGGTTGGTGCAATCATCACCAATAGCTTTGGAACCATTGGGGGCTAAAGGTACCTGTGCTGTGGGGCCATGCAACTGGCGAATCAGCTCTAACTTGTCAGGAGCAGTATTACCTGTTTGATTATCAGGTAGCTTCTGGGCAGTCAAAGAGACTGAAAAACCAATCACGAATGCCAAAAGGCAAAATTTAGTAAACGTTTTCATAATGATCTCATTTTAAATGAATATTTGGTTTATTGTTATTTTCTTGAGCTTGATGAATGTTACAATTTAGGAAAATCAACTGCAATTATAATTATTAAAATCCACACCTCAAACTGATTTTTTTTCTAAAACAGCATTGAAATCTCCTTTTAAATCATAAAGCAATGATTTTTAACTACATAACCCTTACTTTGAAATTTCCTTGGGTATTTATTATTAACAAAGATTAACGCAAAGCCTTCTTTTACATCTATACAATCCAAAGAGATGCAAAAATAATTAAATCTTCGATGTGGGAGCGCTTTATTCGCAAAAGAAACATCTTAATTTACGTTATTTTTTATCAACAACTTATAAACACCAACGACAGCTACCCCAAGGTAACTGCCGTAGTTTTATTATTAACTGTTATCGGGTTGGCATGATCAAACGTTCTCGCCGTCTTCAACTAGTTTTTTGTTCAGTTTTTTCAGATAATATCTTGCCAACCAATAGGTGATCAGAATTACTGCCGGCCAGAGCAAGAGCTGTATGATTTGTAGTAGGTGCATATCGTTCGTTTTTTTAGATGAAACAATGATTTAATAAAAGGGAAATTTAATAAGAATGCCATTCCTCATCGAATTCCTGTGAAGTTATTTTTTTGTTGTTAATGGCGCGCCAGGCAATTACGATATAAGCCAGAACAAAGGGAACCATCAGCGAAACATAGCCCATAACCGTAAGCGTAAAGTGGCTTGAGGAACTATTCATGATGGTTAAAGAGCTGTTCAGATCGTATGTGGAAGGGTAGAAAGCCGTAAGGTTGAAACCTGCAACCAGAAATAAGGAGAAAACGGTGAATACTGTGCCGGCGCCGGCTATCCAGATACCCTTGGAACATTTGCTTAAAATTGTACCGATTAGACCCCAAAGCACCGCCAGCACACCAATCAAAAACAGAATAAGTACCACCGGCATCGCCAGAAAGTTATGCAGATATTTATAAGGTTCCATCTGCACAGTCCAGAACAATGGATCGACTCCATCCTGCGGAACTACTGCAAAGCCATCTTTTGTGAGCAACAGTCCGGTAAAGAGCAGAAAGAAGACGACAAAGGGAATTCCATTAATAATGAGCTGGCGCCGAACGCGTTGTTTGATGTTTTTGTCGTCGATGTCGTTGTCGAGATAAAGGATGCCCAGCACGCGCGCCAGAAAAAAGACTGCCAGTCCCAGCGATAGGTTTTGGATGTTGAGTGCAGCTTCCAATCCGTGCGCCGGACCTTGCCAGGCTGAGATGGCTGTAGAGCCCGTGCCGAAAATGTTGGTTAGGTTGAGTTTATCAACCGAAAATTCGCTTCCGGTAAAAAAGGTAGAAACAGCTACGCCAATAAGTATGGTACCAACCGCTCCATTAACAAATAGGAAAGCTTCGTAGGTTTTTTGTCCTAAAAAGTTGTTGGGTTTGGTGCGGTATTCATAGGAGATGGCCTGTATGATAAAAGCAAACAGGATAATCATCCACACCCAGTAAGCGCCCCCAAAGCTTGTCGAATAAAATAGCGGAAAGCTGGCAAAAAAGGCACCGCCAAAAGTTACAAGGGTAGTAAAGGTAAATTCCCATTTACGCCCCAGCGAGTTGACGATCATCTTACGTTCCATTTCAGTTTTGCCCAGTCGGTAGATGAGCGTTTGGCCGCCCTGCACAAAGAATAAAAATACCAGCAGGCTGCCCAGCAATGATATGATGATCCACCAGTATTGCTGCAATGATAATAATGATAGTGTTTCAAACATGTTATTTTCCTCCTGTCATTCCTTTTTTTATTTGAGTAATCATAATTTTTATTTCGGCGATAAACAGCGTGGTGAAGGTGATGGCAAAGAGCCAGAAAGTAACCTGCACGGTACTGGAATCGAGCTGCGAAACGGCAGCCAGCGTGGGCATCAGATCCTGTATTACCCAGGGTTGGCGTCCTAGTTCGGCCAGCACCCAACCGGCCTGGCTGGCGATGTAAACCAGCGGAATGGTCCAGATAGCTATATAAAGCAGCCACTGCATTTTCTCCAGCCGGTTGCGTAAAACGAATAGGAGCATCACAAAGAACAGCGCCAGAAAATGCATGGAAAGTATCACCATGAGATGAAAAGAGTGAAACGCGATCGGCACATTGGGCACAAGCCCGGCCATGTTGTCATCATTATAATATCCAAAGCCAAAATACCTGAATGTATTGTCAATCCATTCTGGGTCATCGAAGCGTGCACCATATTCTTCTATCTTTTCGGGATCGCCATCGCTCATCGCTTCTTTGTACATTTTGAGAGTGGTAATGGCCTCTTTGCCACGTCGTATCTTTTCGGGATAAGAAGGCACATCTTTGCCGGTGTGAGGATCATGGTAGCCATTTATGATATCCCTCATGCCTGGAATGTAAGCGTTTGGGTCGAGATAAGTCATTAAGGAGAGCAAGCTGGGTATTTCTATTTTAAAAATAAAATCGCGGAACTGCAATTCCCCTCCCGGTGCGGTTGCTGGCTGATTTTCGAGATGGCCTATTGCGACAAGCGGGATATTGGTGCCTCCATCCGCTAATGCTTCCATTGCGGCAAATTTCATGGGTTGTACTTTTGCTACTTCACGCGCAGATTCGTCGCCGGTGAATATCAAAAATAACGAACTTACGATTCCAAAAACTGAGGCTATCACAATGCTTTGTTTGGCAAAAACAGTGTTTCGTTTCTTGAGTAGAAACCAGGCTGAGATGCCAACTACAAATATTGCAGCCAAAACGTAGCCGGAGGCAATGGTGTGCAAAAATTTGTTGATGGCGGTAGGCGAAAAAAGTATCGCCCAGAAGTCGACCATTTCGTTGCGGGCTGTGTCAGGATTAAAAGCCATACCCACCGGGTTTTGCATCCAGGCGTTGGCCACCAGAATCCACAATGCGGAGAGGTTGGCACCGATAGCTACCAGCCAGGTGGCGAGCAGGTGAAACCCTTTGCTCACCTTGTTCCAGCCAAAAAACATCACGGCAATAAAAGTTGATTCCAGGAAAAAGGCCATGATGCCTTCGATGGCCAGCGGCGCGCCGAAGATGTCGCCTACAAACCAGGAGTAGTTGCTCCAGTTGGTGCCAAACTCAAATTCCAGGATGATGCCCGTAGCGATGCCGATGGCGAAGTTGATCCCAAAAAGCTTCGCCCAGAACTTGGTGAGAGTTTTCCACTTTTCGTCGCCGGTGCGCACATAAATCGTCTCCATAATGGCGATGATAAATGCAAGCCCGAGCGTCAATGGCACAAATATCCAGTGAAACATCGCCGTGAGCGCAAATTGTCCCCGCGACCAGTCGACGAGGAGAATGTCGAAGTTTTCCATTTTCTTTTGATTTAGTTATTACGTGTTTTTTATAAAGAACTTGTGTAGTATTATTTAATCGATGTCGGTGAGGCGTTCAATTACATAGTTGCTCCTTTCGGAATCAGTGTCGAAATTAGTTTTGAGAAAATTGGGAAAGAAAAACAGTTTCAACACCACAAACATGATGAATAGTTTGATGAAAATGATCAGCCACAACTGTCGCCCCCAGGTCATCGAGGCAAAGCCGTTGTAGTAAAAGCGCCATATCCTGCCCACAATGTTGCCTTTCGAATTCATAGTAAAAATTTTAAAATTCCTGCGATCCTTATTTTAGTTTGTTGTTCGATATCAAATCCCTCCTTATCATAAATATTCTTTTATGAGTGGTAAATGCGTGTTGTTTTGAGAGGTTAAAAGTAGAACTATTTTCCATTCGACAACCGACGCTTCATCAAAATGCTGTTTTTGATTTGTTGTGCTTTTGTATTGATCCGGGTTAAACCATTTCATTCACATGGTTTTAGCATCTTATTTATAAGCAATTCCAAATTAGCAGAAGGAGATAAAATTTTTCCGGGAGTTTGATTTAATCATAATGATCACAAAGTTTTGCACAAAGGGTACAGAGAAAATAGCCGGAGTTTGAAATCTGCCATTTGTGGGGACATATTGTCAGCCTTCGGGGTGGTGGCATAGCCTTTGATTTGCGCCGGCAGAAATTAGTAATTCTGTAAATTATGAAAGAGATACAAAAAGGGAAAATCAACGTACAAACGGAGAACATTTTTCCGATCATTAAAAAGTTTCTTTATTCCGACCACGAGATATTTTTGCGCGAGCTTATCTCCAATGCTGTCGATGCTACCCAGAAACTCAAAACGTTGGCCAGCACCGGTCATTTCAAAGAGGATCTTGGCGATCTTACCATTCATGTGGAGGTAGATAAAAAGAAAAAAACTCTTACCATCCGCGACCGCGGCATCGGTATGACCGCCGATGAAGTGGACAAATACATCAACCAGATCGCCTTTTCGAGTGCTGAGGAGTTTGTAAAAAAATTCAAGACAAAATCAGAAGCAGAGCAAAATGCTATCATCGGCCATTTTGGGCTGGGATTTTATTCAGCGTTTATGGTTTCCGATCAGGTGGAGCTTATCACCAAAACCTACAAAAAAGGTGGCGCCACCAAGCCGGTGAAATGGGTTTGTGACGGTAGTCCTGACTACGAAATGCTTGAGGCCGACAAGAAAGAGCGCGGCACAGAAGTAATTCTGCACATCAGTGACGACGAGAAAGAATTTTTGGAAGAGTACAAAATTCGCGAGTTGCTCAAAAAATATTGCCGTTTCCTGCCGGTGCCCATCCAGTTTGGAACCCGTAAAGAACAGGTGAAAGTAGAAGGTGAAAAAGACAAAGATGGCAACGACAAATACACCGAAGTTGAAAAGCCTGACATCATCAACAACACCGACCCGCTGTGGAAACGCAAGCCCGCCGACCTTACCGACGAAGATTACAATAATTTCTATCGTGAGCTTTATCCCATGAATTGGGAGGAGCCTCTGTTTCATATTCATCTCAACGTCGACTATCCTTTCAACCTTACCGGGATATTGTATTTCCCCAAGGTGAAAAAGAATCTGGAAATTCAGCGCGACAAAATCCAGCTCTACGCCAACCAGGTTTTCGTCACAGATTCGGTTGAAGGCATTGTGCCTGAATTCCTAACGTTGATGCATGGCGTGCTCGACTCGCCCGACATCCCACTCAATGTGTCGCGTAGTTATTTACAAAGCGATCGCCGCGTAAAACAAATCTCCAACCACATCACCAAAAAGGTGGCGGACAAACTGGACGAGATTTATAAAAATGACCGCCCGCAGTTCGAGAAAAAATGGGACGACATCAAAGTGTTTATTCATTTTGGTATGATCTCCGACGAGAAGTTTTACGAACGTGCCCGTAACTTTGTGCTGGTCAAAAATACAGAAGGAGAAGCCTTTACGCTCGACGAGTTCCGCGAAAAGATCAAGGAAAGTCAGAAAGACAAAGACAAAAAA from Bacteroidales bacterium carries:
- the cydB gene encoding cytochrome d ubiquinol oxidase subunit II gives rise to the protein MFETLSLLSLQQYWWIIISLLGSLLVFLFFVQGGQTLIYRLGKTEMERKMIVNSLGRKWEFTFTTLVTFGGAFFASFPLFYSTSFGGAYWVWMIILFAFIIQAISYEYRTKPNNFLGQKTYEAFLFVNGAVGTILIGVAVSTFFTGSEFSVDKLNLTNIFGTGSTAISAWQGPAHGLEAALNIQNLSLGLAVFFLARVLGILYLDNDIDDKNIKQRVRRQLIINGIPFVVFFLLFTGLLLTKDGFAVVPQDGVDPLFWTVQMEPYKYLHNFLAMPVVLILFLIGVLAVLWGLIGTILSKCSKGIWIAGAGTVFTVFSLFLVAGFNLTAFYPSTYDLNSSLTIMNSSSSHFTLTVMGYVSLMVPFVLAYIVIAWRAINNKKITSQEFDEEWHSY
- a CDS encoding cytochrome ubiquinol oxidase subunit I is translated as MENFDILLVDWSRGQFALTAMFHWIFVPLTLGLAFIIAIMETIYVRTGDEKWKTLTKFWAKLFGINFAIGIATGIILEFEFGTNWSNYSWFVGDIFGAPLAIEGIMAFFLESTFIAVMFFGWNKVSKGFHLLATWLVAIGANLSALWILVANAWMQNPVGMAFNPDTARNEMVDFWAILFSPTAINKFLHTIASGYVLAAIFVVGISAWFLLKKRNTVFAKQSIVIASVFGIVSSLFLIFTGDESAREVAKVQPMKFAAMEALADGGTNIPLVAIGHLENQPATAPGGELQFRDFIFKIEIPSLLSLMTYLDPNAYIPGMRDIINGYHDPHTGKDVPSYPEKIRRGKEAITTLKMYKEAMSDGDPEKIEEYGARFDDPEWIDNTFRYFGFGYYNDDNMAGLVPNVPIAFHSFHLMVILSMHFLALFFVMLLFVLRNRLEKMQWLLYIAIWTIPLVYIASQAGWVLAELGRQPWVIQDLMPTLAAVSQLDSSTVQVTFWLFAITFTTLFIAEIKIMITQIKKGMTGGK
- a CDS encoding DUF4492 domain-containing protein — translated: MNSKGNIVGRIWRFYYNGFASMTWGRQLWLIIFIKLFIMFVVLKLFFFPNFLKTNFDTDSERSNYVIERLTDID
- the htpG gene encoding molecular chaperone HtpG; its protein translation is MKEIQKGKINVQTENIFPIIKKFLYSDHEIFLRELISNAVDATQKLKTLASTGHFKEDLGDLTIHVEVDKKKKTLTIRDRGIGMTADEVDKYINQIAFSSAEEFVKKFKTKSEAEQNAIIGHFGLGFYSAFMVSDQVELITKTYKKGGATKPVKWVCDGSPDYEMLEADKKERGTEVILHISDDEKEFLEEYKIRELLKKYCRFLPVPIQFGTRKEQVKVEGEKDKDGNDKYTEVEKPDIINNTDPLWKRKPADLTDEDYNNFYRELYPMNWEEPLFHIHLNVDYPFNLTGILYFPKVKKNLEIQRDKIQLYANQVFVTDSVEGIVPEFLTLMHGVLDSPDIPLNVSRSYLQSDRRVKQISNHITKKVADKLDEIYKNDRPQFEKKWDDIKVFIHFGMISDEKFYERARNFVLVKNTEGEAFTLDEFREKIKESQKDKDKKVVYLYATDADEQHSYIHTARDRGYQVLLMDGMLDNHFINTLEQKLDDTTFARVDADTIDNLIKKNDDKLPSKLDDKQKEAIKPVFEESVDKTKFTVMFDNLSEKDLPVLITQPEFMRRMKDMSALGGGMMGMGNLPDSYNLIVNSNHPLITKLAGEIDEEARKQLAKQLIDIALLSQNLLRGEDLTRFIRRSVEIL